From Phragmites australis chromosome 5, lpPhrAust1.1, whole genome shotgun sequence, a single genomic window includes:
- the LOC133917915 gene encoding putative cyclin-F2-1 — MATSYVEVPAALYGYDDDADAEALLRGIDAVVHAPTPADLTPQPVADGTGDALPMSSVEFLALSRQDTDADLKAFLRYIRSVHVPATGLAPVAMADEATPTTPLAVLGAPRGYCDDDAAASATIKSPSKKQPEPFETYDDDIDASLRAMEKDPTERPTPLYLWTTQAGKMTMVKRAELVSWMHDFAGCYDLAPGALHRSVSYVDRFLSAKKIWGSCELRLLGAVAVFTAAKYEDRRTTWALDADNVARHAGCTRREVVYAECELVAALGYRLSGPTAYTFIDHFTRHGQEEEGTQGSAVRSLAHHLADLALLDYRCVQFLPSVVAASAIVLARLAVDSAASGEPGAQGDGRLSDAQMKVLEAQMLEAKVSESHMLKHDAKMPEAERLGAREKVSKAERLGARAKNEVANSLIENLDTLMCANV; from the exons ATGGCGACGTCGTACGTGGAGGTCCCAGCTGCGCTGTACGGGTACGAcgacgacgccgacgccgaggcgTTGCTCCGTGGCATCGACGCCGTCGTGCACGCGCCCACCCCCGCCGACCTCACGCCCCAGCCCGTGGCTGATGGCACCGGCGACGCCCTGCCGATGTCGTCGGTGGAGTTTCTTGCTCTGTCTCGGCAAGACACCGACGCCGACTTGAAGGCCTTCCTCCGCTATATCCGGAGCGTTCACGTTCCAGCCACCGGCCTTGCTCCTGTCGCCATGGCAGATGAAGCGACCCCGACGACTCCCCTAGCGGTCCTTGGAGCGCCGCGCGGTTACTGCGATGACGATGCCGCCGCGAGCGCCACCATCAAGAGTCCGTCCAAGAAGCAGCCGGAGCCGTTCGAGACGTACGACGATGACATCGACGCCAGCCTCAGGGCCATGGAGAAGGACCCCACGGAACGTCCCACGCCGTTGTACCTCTGGACGACGCAGGCTGGGAAGATGACCATGGTCAAGCGCGCCGAGCTCGTCTCGTGGATGCACGACTTCGCCGGGTGCTACGACCTCGCCCCGGGCGCGCTGCACCGATCCGTCTCCTACGTCGACCGCTTCCTGTCGGCCAAGAAGATCTGGGGCTCTTGCGAGCTCCGCCTCCTCGGCGCCGTGGCCGTCTTCACCGCGGCCAAGTACGAGGACAGGAGAACCACGTGGGCGCTCGACGCCGACAACGTCGCTCGGCACGCCGGGTGCACCCGGCGCGAGGTCGTCTACGCGGAGTGCGAGCTGGTCGCCGCGCTCGGGTACCGCCTCAGCGGCCCCACGGCCTACACGTTCATCGACCACTTCACAAGGCACGGCCAAGAGGAAGAGGGCACCCAGGGCTCGGCGGTGAGGTCCCTGGCGCACCACCTCGCCGACCTGGCGCTGCTGGACTACCGGTGCGTGCAGTTCCTGCCGTCCGTCGTGGCGGCGTCCGCAATCGTCCTGGCGAGGCTTGCCGTGGACTCCGCGGCGTCGGGGGAGCCAGGAGCTCAAGGTGACGGG agactctccgatgctcagatGAAGGTGCTGGAGGCACAGATGCTGGAGGCGAAGGTGTCGGAGTCACATATGCTAAAACACGACgcgaagatgcctgaggcggagagacTGGGCGCGAGGGAGAAGGTGTCTAAGGCAGAGAGGCTTGGCGCtagggcgaag aatgaagttgccaacagccttatcgagaatctcgataccctcatGTGTGCTAATGTCTaa